The following are encoded together in the Mycolicibacterium arabiense genome:
- a CDS encoding helix-turn-helix domain-containing protein translates to MSGLLRAVRQQRGMTLDELAAGTGLTKSYLSKVERGQSVPSIAAALKISRTLDVDVARLFSDDQEAGTLSVERAADRGGERQHAVAADMLGKAMSPFVVRPGRQFVRHTHPSHPGQEFLFVHEGTVELNHDGRIIRLDEGDCAYFDAAAPHKLRQIGDRDAAVIVVTYHAPGAARGGAKSQAGARHAGVD, encoded by the coding sequence GTGAGCGGCCTCTTGCGTGCGGTGCGTCAGCAGCGCGGAATGACCCTGGACGAGCTGGCTGCAGGCACCGGCCTGACGAAGAGCTATCTGTCCAAAGTGGAGCGCGGGCAGAGCGTGCCTTCGATCGCCGCCGCCCTCAAGATCTCCCGAACCCTCGACGTGGACGTGGCACGGTTGTTCTCCGACGATCAAGAGGCCGGCACGCTGTCCGTCGAACGAGCCGCCGACCGCGGAGGCGAGCGCCAACACGCCGTCGCTGCGGACATGCTGGGCAAGGCGATGTCACCGTTCGTCGTACGCCCCGGTCGCCAGTTCGTCAGGCACACGCACCCGTCGCATCCGGGTCAGGAATTCCTGTTCGTGCACGAGGGCACCGTGGAGCTCAACCACGACGGCCGCATCATCCGGCTCGATGAGGGCGACTGTGCCTACTTCGACGCGGCGGCACCGCACAAGCTGCGGCAGATCGGCGACAGGGACGCAGCAGTCATCGTCGTCACCTACCACGCACCCGGGGCAGCCCGTGGCGGGGCCAAGTCACAGGCCGGTGCGCGCCATGCAGGGGTCGACTGA
- a CDS encoding Dyp-type peroxidase — MGEHGLAVSRRHLLAGSAAALAAGAGLSGCVDTQSSSRSGGGFGHTVEPFFGRHQSGIATAPQAHASFVALDLVPQGSRSARATLEAILKVWTSDAERLTQGRPALADTEPELAERPARLTVTVGLGHSAFERIGLAHRRPRGMSPLPPFSTDRLDPRWCGGDIVLQLCADDPMVLAHTSRVLLKNVRSLTRQRWRQSGFRNAHGSNQAGGSMRNLMGQVDGTANLHDEAAFDRHVWDDGSEQPWFAGGTVMVVRRIRAEMDAWDELDRSGKELVVGRRLADGAPLTGKQEFDEPDFEANVGGIPVIPPTSHIALARHRTEDEQFLRRPYNYDDTPGSGETTDSGLIFVAYQREPSKQFVPVQERLAAADGLNPWITTIGSATFAMLPGVEEGHALGGSLLAT; from the coding sequence ATGGGTGAGCACGGACTCGCGGTGAGTCGGCGGCACCTCCTCGCCGGAAGCGCCGCTGCGCTCGCCGCAGGCGCGGGCCTCTCCGGATGCGTCGACACGCAGTCGTCGTCGCGCAGCGGTGGCGGGTTCGGCCATACGGTGGAGCCGTTCTTCGGGCGACACCAGAGCGGCATCGCCACCGCACCTCAAGCACACGCGTCGTTCGTGGCCCTGGACCTCGTGCCGCAGGGATCACGAAGTGCGCGGGCAACACTCGAGGCCATCCTGAAGGTGTGGACCTCAGACGCCGAGCGGCTCACCCAGGGGCGGCCGGCGCTGGCTGACACGGAGCCGGAACTCGCCGAGCGCCCGGCACGTCTGACCGTCACCGTCGGGCTCGGGCACTCGGCATTCGAGCGCATCGGGCTGGCGCATCGGCGGCCCAGAGGCATGTCGCCGCTGCCGCCCTTCAGCACCGATCGACTGGACCCGCGATGGTGTGGCGGCGACATCGTCCTGCAACTGTGCGCGGACGACCCGATGGTGTTGGCGCACACCAGCCGCGTGCTCCTCAAGAACGTCCGATCCCTGACCCGGCAGCGGTGGAGGCAGAGCGGATTCCGCAACGCCCACGGCTCGAACCAGGCCGGCGGCAGCATGCGCAACCTCATGGGCCAGGTCGACGGCACGGCGAACCTCCACGACGAGGCTGCCTTCGACCGGCACGTGTGGGACGACGGCTCCGAGCAGCCGTGGTTCGCCGGTGGGACCGTCATGGTCGTTCGACGCATTCGAGCAGAGATGGATGCGTGGGACGAACTCGACCGCTCGGGCAAGGAGTTGGTGGTCGGCCGGCGACTGGCCGACGGTGCGCCGTTGACTGGTAAGCAGGAGTTCGACGAGCCCGACTTCGAGGCCAACGTCGGTGGCATACCGGTGATTCCACCAACGTCTCACATCGCCCTCGCCCGCCACCGGACCGAGGACGAGCAGTTCCTTCGTCGGCCCTACAACTACGACGACACTCCGGGCTCGGGCGAAACCACCGACAGCGGCCTGATCTTCGTCGCCTATCAGAGGGAGCCGTCCAAGCAGTTCGTGCCCGTTCAGGAGCGGCTCGCCGCTGCCGATGGCCTAAACCCGTGGATCACCACGATCGGCTCCGCCACCTTCGCCATGCTTCCGGGCGTCGAGGAAGGCCATGCGCTGGGAGGCTCGCTGCTGGCGACGTAA
- a CDS encoding carboxymuconolactone decarboxylase family protein: protein MSRIDLVDTEGVTDDRAEPLEQIKAAFGFVPNMFRAAANSPAALQSLWGSFGALSQGTLDAKVGEQIAVAIADRNRCDYCLSAHTLLGKKAGATADEMADAQKGYSSDAKTAAILALATELVDRRGQVDDDAIAAARNAGLTSEEIVETVAHVALNVFTNYVNVALDVPVDFTRTRLTQKA from the coding sequence ATGAGCAGAATCGATCTCGTCGACACCGAGGGCGTCACCGACGACCGTGCCGAGCCCCTCGAGCAGATCAAGGCGGCGTTCGGCTTCGTCCCCAACATGTTCCGCGCGGCGGCCAACTCGCCTGCAGCACTGCAGAGCCTGTGGGGGAGCTTTGGTGCCCTGAGCCAGGGCACGCTCGATGCGAAGGTGGGTGAACAGATCGCCGTCGCCATCGCCGACCGCAACCGGTGTGACTATTGCCTGTCGGCCCACACCCTGCTCGGCAAGAAGGCCGGCGCCACCGCGGACGAAATGGCCGACGCGCAGAAGGGCTACTCGTCGGACGCGAAGACGGCAGCCATCCTGGCCCTGGCCACCGAACTCGTCGACCGCCGCGGTCAGGTGGACGACGATGCGATCGCCGCTGCCCGCAATGCCGGCCTGACGTCGGAGGAGATCGTCGAAACGGTCGCGCACGTCGCGCTCAACGTCTTCACCAACTACGTCAACGTGGCGCTCGACGTGCCCGTCGACTTCACTCGAACGCGCCTCACCCAGAAGGCGTAA
- a CDS encoding copper chaperone PCu(A)C, whose protein sequence is MTTKHPQRSRVLAGGALLVATLLASACTSPEQHTESMAQDVTMTNQWASAADSGMTAVFGTFTNAGHHDARIVGGESAVAGHVEVHEVVPDAAGSKTMRPKDGGLTVPAGQAHDLVPGGDHLMLMDLKQPLRPGDDVAVTVLFDDGSTLPVTAQVRDFAGGNEEYTPAGGGAEARHDHG, encoded by the coding sequence ATGACCACGAAACATCCCCAACGCAGCCGTGTCTTGGCCGGCGGCGCGCTGCTGGTCGCGACACTGCTCGCGTCCGCTTGCACGTCGCCCGAACAACACACCGAATCCATGGCCCAGGACGTGACGATGACCAATCAATGGGCAAGTGCCGCCGACTCCGGCATGACCGCCGTGTTCGGCACCTTCACCAACGCGGGTCATCACGATGCGCGGATCGTGGGCGGCGAGTCCGCTGTCGCCGGCCACGTCGAGGTCCACGAAGTCGTGCCGGACGCCGCGGGCTCCAAGACGATGCGTCCCAAGGACGGCGGTCTCACCGTACCGGCGGGCCAGGCACACGACCTCGTCCCCGGCGGGGACCACCTGATGCTGATGGACCTGAAGCAGCCTCTCCGGCCCGGCGACGACGTCGCGGTCACCGTCCTGTTCGACGACGGCTCGACACTGCCCGTGACGGCCCAGGTGCGTGACTTCGCCGGAGGCAACGAGGAATACACGCCGGCCGGCGGTGGCGCGGAGGCACGCCACGACCATGGGTGA
- a CDS encoding catalase has protein sequence MTTDDRRDALTTAAGSPVADNQNTMTAGPRGPVLLQDVWFLEKMAHFDREVIPERRMHAKGSGGYGTFTVTNDVTRYTRAAVFSEVGKVTESFVRFSTVAGERGAADAERDIRGFAVRLYTEQGNWDLVGNNTPVFFLRDPLKFPDLNHAVKRDPRTNMRSPQNNWDFWTLLPEALHQVTIVMSDRGIPASYRHMHGFGSHTFSMVNDAGERHWVKFHWRTQQGVESLTDAEAQALVGRDRESHQRDLFTAIEQGDFPRWTLFIQVMPEADAATVPYHPFDLTKVWPKSDYPLVEVGVLELNRNPRNYFAEVEQAAFNPANVVPGIGFSPDKMLQGRLFSYGDTQRYRLGVNHHSIPVNAARCPVSSFHRDGAMRVDGNAGSTVGYEPNSVGAWTEQPDFREPGIALDGYGEHWDFRKDDDDYYGQPGTLFRSMNAEQRQALFDNTARAIDGASPEVKQRHIDHCTRADPAYGAGVAAAIAALT, from the coding sequence ATGACGACCGACGATCGGCGCGATGCGCTGACCACCGCCGCCGGAAGCCCGGTAGCCGACAACCAGAACACCATGACCGCGGGACCGCGTGGACCCGTACTCCTGCAGGACGTCTGGTTCCTCGAGAAGATGGCCCACTTCGACCGGGAGGTCATCCCCGAGCGGCGCATGCACGCCAAGGGATCCGGCGGCTACGGCACCTTCACCGTCACCAACGACGTCACTCGATACACCCGCGCCGCGGTCTTCTCCGAGGTAGGGAAGGTCACGGAATCCTTCGTCCGGTTCTCGACCGTGGCCGGAGAACGCGGAGCCGCCGACGCCGAACGTGACATCCGGGGTTTCGCCGTCCGGCTCTACACCGAGCAAGGCAACTGGGATCTCGTCGGCAACAACACTCCCGTCTTCTTCCTACGCGATCCGTTGAAGTTCCCCGACCTCAATCACGCGGTCAAGCGCGACCCCCGGACCAACATGCGCAGCCCTCAGAACAACTGGGACTTCTGGACCCTGCTGCCGGAGGCGCTGCATCAGGTCACCATCGTGATGAGCGACCGCGGAATACCGGCCAGCTACCGACACATGCACGGCTTCGGCTCGCACACCTTCAGCATGGTCAACGATGCCGGCGAGCGGCACTGGGTGAAGTTCCACTGGCGCACGCAGCAGGGAGTCGAGAGTCTCACCGACGCCGAAGCCCAGGCCCTCGTCGGTCGCGACCGGGAAAGCCATCAGCGCGACCTCTTCACCGCCATCGAGCAAGGTGACTTCCCCCGGTGGACACTGTTCATCCAGGTGATGCCCGAAGCCGATGCCGCGACGGTGCCCTACCATCCGTTCGACCTGACCAAGGTCTGGCCGAAGTCCGACTACCCGCTCGTCGAGGTAGGGGTTCTCGAACTCAACCGCAACCCGCGCAACTACTTCGCCGAAGTCGAACAGGCGGCATTCAACCCGGCGAACGTCGTTCCAGGGATCGGGTTCTCGCCCGATAAGATGCTGCAGGGCCGGTTGTTCTCCTATGGGGACACCCAGCGCTACCGCCTCGGTGTCAACCACCACTCGATTCCCGTCAACGCGGCTCGTTGTCCGGTCAGTAGCTTCCACCGCGACGGAGCCATGCGCGTCGACGGCAATGCCGGATCGACGGTCGGCTACGAGCCCAACAGTGTCGGCGCATGGACCGAACAGCCCGACTTCCGCGAGCCAGGTATCGCCTTGGACGGCTACGGCGAGCACTGGGACTTCCGCAAGGACGACGACGACTACTACGGGCAGCCGGGCACCCTGTTCCGCTCGATGAACGCAGAACAGCGGCAGGCGCTGTTCGACAACACCGCCCGCGCCATCGACGGCGCCTCCCCCGAAGTCAAGCAGCGCCACATCGACCACTGCACCCGGGCGGATCCCGCCTACGGCGCCGGCGTCGCCGCCGCCATCGCTGCTCTGACGTAG
- a CDS encoding PASTA domain-containing protein, with translation MRAALVAGGIVIAAAACASETPSATTTSTARPQQSIVVPDLVGLTWPDAERRLRGVGWSGTIVKLPNATGAEQSPGGIVAQEPAPGTSVGADSPVTLQFNG, from the coding sequence ATGAGAGCGGCGTTGGTCGCCGGGGGCATCGTGATCGCTGCGGCAGCCTGCGCGTCGGAGACCCCCAGTGCAACGACTACCTCGACCGCGCGGCCGCAGCAGTCCATCGTCGTGCCGGACCTGGTCGGCCTGACGTGGCCCGACGCCGAACGGCGACTGCGGGGCGTGGGTTGGTCGGGAACGATCGTCAAGTTGCCCAACGCGACTGGCGCGGAACAGTCTCCAGGCGGCATCGTCGCCCAGGAGCCGGCCCCCGGGACGTCCGTCGGCGCCGACTCGCCGGTCACGCTGCAATTCAACGGTTGA
- a CDS encoding CPBP family intramembrane glutamic endopeptidase produces the protein MTGLDTDPAAPTSLGFIRSHPLVTFFVMANALSWIAWTPYILSSNGLSVWDYRFPEVLGTAQIAGLLPGLYLGPITSAFVVTAVADGRPGLRRWCSRLGRWRVARRWYALALLGVPAAMLVAGAAFSGGDVRAPSALALAAYAPGLVLQMLTTGIGEEPGWRDFALPRLQSQLGPLRAVFVLGPLWGVWHLPLFLTDWGGWPNAHWSRPLVFLVFCVAFSVVLSWVFNCTGESLPIAMLMHVSVNNFASILWADVFPSLDAERAMVAMTSLTVITAAVVLVGTRGRLGYGGEPLTSRPPHPHRR, from the coding sequence ATGACCGGGCTTGACACCGATCCGGCCGCCCCCACGTCCCTGGGCTTCATCCGAAGCCATCCACTGGTGACGTTCTTCGTCATGGCGAACGCACTGAGCTGGATCGCCTGGACGCCCTACATCCTGTCGTCGAACGGACTCAGCGTGTGGGACTACCGGTTCCCCGAGGTCCTGGGCACCGCTCAGATAGCCGGATTGCTGCCCGGGCTCTATCTCGGGCCGATTACCTCGGCATTCGTGGTGACGGCGGTCGCAGACGGCCGCCCGGGTTTGCGACGCTGGTGCAGCCGACTCGGACGTTGGCGTGTTGCCCGACGTTGGTACGCGTTGGCACTACTCGGAGTTCCCGCAGCCATGTTGGTGGCCGGCGCCGCGTTCTCGGGCGGCGACGTGCGGGCGCCGTCTGCCCTTGCCTTGGCGGCTTACGCGCCGGGCCTCGTCCTTCAGATGCTCACGACGGGGATCGGCGAGGAACCCGGTTGGCGCGACTTCGCGCTTCCGCGGTTACAGAGCCAATTGGGTCCGCTGCGAGCGGTTTTCGTCCTCGGTCCGCTCTGGGGTGTCTGGCATCTGCCCTTGTTCCTCACGGATTGGGGCGGCTGGCCCAACGCACACTGGTCGCGGCCGCTGGTGTTCCTCGTGTTCTGCGTCGCCTTCAGCGTCGTCCTGTCCTGGGTGTTCAACTGCACGGGCGAAAGCTTGCCGATCGCGATGCTGATGCACGTCAGCGTGAACAACTTCGCGTCGATCCTTTGGGCCGACGTGTTCCCGTCACTGGATGCCGAGCGGGCAATGGTGGCGATGACGTCGCTGACCGTGATCACCGCTGCCGTCGTGCTCGTGGGCACGCGCGGAAGGCTCGGTTACGGCGGGGAGCCGCTCACCAGTCGACCACCTCACCCGCATCGTCGATGA
- a CDS encoding alkaline phosphatase D family protein, with the protein MAPPDHRPMMPRRTILRASLAGALLVPAAAALQACGTSGTGGSPTSTGLIASRPRLTHGVASGDPRADGALVWARSDSPARMIVETSATESFSNPKRIVGPALTPATDGTGRVRITGLEPGQTVHYRVTLEAEDGATSEPALGVFNTVPTQPRDVTFVWSGDVVGQGWGINRRGGMSIFGAMADRRPDFFIHSGDAIYADGPVPETQKQNDGATYASVTAPAKEHVAETLDDFRGNYAYNLTDEHYRRFNATVPQLVQWDDHEVVNNWFPGESLAGQNRKGYTKTDADELAGYAYQAWREWQPIEPSEAVDGRLHRKISYGPLLDVFVLDMRSYKNPNPRAWAQSDDAGVLGRAQTQWLIDGLKKSTAVWKVVANDLPISIVVPDASTDPADGPKSMEAVAQGDDGRPLGREIAFSRILSETKEVRNVVYLTADVHYTAAISYHPEQAGFTDFTPFWEFVSGPLNAGAFPQSPLDGTFGARYEFVHAPEEKDTSPAQGFQHFGQVAIDSDSRVMTVDLCDASGKSLYSRQLPPA; encoded by the coding sequence ATGGCTCCTCCCGATCACCGACCGATGATGCCGCGCCGCACCATTCTGCGAGCGTCCCTGGCCGGCGCGCTGCTCGTCCCCGCGGCCGCGGCTCTGCAAGCCTGCGGCACCTCGGGCACCGGCGGTTCGCCGACCAGCACCGGCTTGATCGCCAGCCGCCCACGCCTGACGCACGGTGTCGCTAGCGGTGATCCCCGGGCCGACGGCGCCCTGGTCTGGGCCCGCTCCGACTCCCCCGCCCGCATGATCGTGGAAACGTCTGCCACAGAATCGTTCTCGAATCCGAAGCGGATCGTCGGACCGGCACTGACCCCGGCGACCGACGGTACCGGGCGGGTGCGGATCACGGGCCTGGAGCCGGGGCAGACGGTGCACTACCGGGTCACCCTCGAGGCTGAAGACGGTGCCACGTCCGAGCCCGCACTCGGCGTCTTCAATACCGTCCCGACGCAACCTCGGGACGTGACGTTCGTCTGGTCCGGCGACGTGGTCGGTCAGGGCTGGGGCATCAACCGCCGGGGAGGGATGTCGATCTTCGGCGCCATGGCCGACCGGCGACCGGACTTCTTCATCCACTCCGGGGACGCCATCTACGCCGACGGACCGGTGCCCGAGACGCAGAAGCAGAACGACGGCGCCACCTATGCCAGCGTCACGGCACCGGCCAAGGAACACGTGGCCGAAACGCTCGACGACTTCCGCGGAAACTACGCCTACAACCTGACCGACGAGCACTACCGTCGCTTCAACGCCACGGTTCCACAACTGGTCCAGTGGGATGACCACGAAGTCGTGAACAACTGGTTTCCTGGCGAGTCGCTCGCCGGTCAGAACCGCAAGGGGTACACGAAGACCGACGCCGACGAACTCGCCGGCTACGCATATCAGGCGTGGCGGGAATGGCAGCCCATCGAGCCGTCCGAAGCCGTCGACGGCCGGCTGCATCGCAAGATCTCCTACGGTCCGCTGCTCGACGTCTTCGTCCTCGACATGCGCTCCTACAAGAACCCGAATCCACGAGCGTGGGCACAGTCCGACGACGCCGGGGTGCTGGGGCGAGCCCAAACGCAATGGCTCATCGACGGCCTGAAGAAGTCGACGGCGGTCTGGAAGGTGGTGGCCAACGACCTGCCGATCAGCATCGTCGTACCGGACGCGTCCACCGATCCGGCCGACGGTCCGAAGTCCATGGAGGCCGTCGCGCAAGGCGACGACGGGCGGCCGCTGGGCCGCGAGATCGCGTTCTCCCGCATCCTGTCCGAGACCAAGGAGGTGCGGAACGTCGTGTACCTCACGGCTGACGTGCACTACACCGCGGCGATCTCCTACCACCCCGAGCAGGCCGGTTTCACCGACTTCACGCCGTTCTGGGAGTTCGTCTCCGGCCCGTTGAACGCGGGGGCGTTCCCGCAGAGTCCGCTCGACGGCACCTTCGGCGCACGCTATGAGTTCGTTCACGCGCCGGAGGAGAAGGACACCTCCCCCGCCCAGGGATTCCAGCACTTCGGGCAGGTCGCCATCGACTCGGATTCCAGGGTGATGACGGTCGACCTGTGCGATGCGTCCGGAAAGTCGTTGTACTCCCGGCAATTACCGCCGGCGTAG
- a CDS encoding dihydrodipicolinate synthase family protein, translated as MTQIHGIIAYPVTPFDADGRGVDTGALASLVDRLIDTGAHAIAPLGSTGESAYLTEAEFDTVVDTTVGVVNGRVPVIVGASDLTTANTIRRARHAQRAGADAVMILPISYWKLSDREIAVHYASVAAAVDLPIMVYNNPATSGIDMSPELLVEMFTDVDNIRMVKESTGDLSRMQRIKELSGGELPFYNGSNPLVLDALLEGASGWCTAAPNLRPRACLDLYHAVRAGETDSAQRIFDDLAPLLRFIVAGGLPTTVKAGLNLLGRHAGDPRPPLLPLDAAGRAELQALLTDA; from the coding sequence ATGACACAGATCCACGGCATCATCGCCTACCCCGTCACCCCATTCGACGCCGACGGCCGGGGCGTCGACACCGGCGCACTCGCCAGTCTCGTCGACCGCCTGATCGACACCGGCGCACATGCCATAGCTCCACTGGGCAGCACCGGAGAGTCGGCCTACCTCACCGAGGCCGAGTTCGACACCGTGGTCGACACCACCGTCGGGGTCGTCAACGGCAGAGTGCCGGTGATCGTCGGGGCCTCGGACCTGACGACTGCCAACACCATCCGGCGGGCACGTCATGCGCAACGCGCCGGTGCCGACGCGGTGATGATCCTGCCCATCTCGTACTGGAAACTCTCCGACCGAGAGATCGCCGTGCACTATGCCAGCGTCGCAGCCGCCGTCGACCTACCGATCATGGTGTACAACAACCCGGCGACGAGCGGCATCGACATGTCGCCCGAGTTGCTCGTCGAGATGTTCACCGACGTCGACAACATTCGGATGGTCAAGGAATCGACCGGTGACCTGTCTCGGATGCAACGCATCAAGGAGCTATCCGGAGGAGAACTGCCCTTCTACAACGGCAGCAACCCGCTGGTACTCGATGCCCTGCTCGAAGGCGCGTCCGGATGGTGCACTGCTGCGCCGAACCTCAGACCACGGGCCTGCCTGGATCTGTACCACGCGGTCCGCGCCGGCGAAACGGACAGCGCACAGCGGATATTTGACGACCTGGCACCCCTGCTGCGATTCATCGTCGCCGGAGGGCTCCCGACGACCGTCAAGGCCGGCCTGAATCTACTCGGTCGCCACGCGGGCGATCCTCGCCCGCCGCTGTTGCCCTTGGACGCCGCCGGCCGCGCGGAACTACAGGCACTGCTGACCGACGCCTAA
- a CDS encoding SDR family NAD(P)-dependent oxidoreductase, with the protein MTNDDSLIALITGANAGIGLHMARQLARAGVHVLLGSRDQARGSAALAELEGGGLGAELLILDVTDDRTIAAAAGHVAETHGRLDILINNAAIVGDGLPASRVSREAMLRTFDTNAAGVIAVTNAFLPLLRASQRPRILNVSSELGSTRLVNDPEWQYTSVAAAAYQASKSALDMLTVLYAKELASEQIPVLSVSPGYRATGLSGQPTPGAGDPAEGAAAIVAVALATESPTGQFIDDAGEVVDW; encoded by the coding sequence ATGACGAACGACGACAGCCTCATCGCCCTCATAACCGGAGCCAACGCGGGCATCGGCCTGCACATGGCTCGACAACTCGCTCGCGCCGGCGTGCACGTACTGCTCGGTTCCCGAGACCAGGCGCGCGGATCCGCGGCCTTGGCGGAACTGGAAGGAGGAGGGCTCGGCGCAGAACTGCTCATCCTCGACGTCACCGATGATCGCACCATCGCTGCCGCTGCCGGGCACGTCGCCGAAACCCATGGGCGGCTGGACATCCTCATCAATAACGCTGCAATCGTCGGCGACGGACTGCCGGCGTCTCGGGTGAGTCGGGAAGCCATGCTGCGGACGTTCGACACCAACGCGGCCGGAGTCATCGCGGTCACCAACGCATTCCTGCCGTTGCTGCGCGCCTCGCAGCGTCCGCGAATCCTCAACGTGTCGAGCGAGCTGGGGTCGACCCGTCTGGTCAATGACCCGGAATGGCAATACACCTCGGTGGCGGCGGCCGCCTACCAAGCATCCAAGAGTGCTCTGGACATGCTGACGGTGCTCTACGCCAAGGAGCTGGCTTCCGAGCAGATTCCCGTGCTGTCCGTAAGCCCCGGCTACCGAGCCACCGGACTCAGCGGCCAACCGACGCCTGGCGCCGGTGACCCCGCCGAAGGCGCCGCCGCCATCGTCGCCGTCGCACTCGCCACCGAATCGCCCACCGGCCAGTTCATCGACGATGCGGGTGAGGTGGTCGACTGGTGA
- a CDS encoding pyridoxamine 5'-phosphate oxidase family protein: MRAFTDQERRQFLEAKRVGVLSVATNDGRPPASVPIWYDYTPDGHIRINTGAASRKARLIEQAGAVTLVVQREEPPYQYVIVEGTVVDVATPSPREAREAIAIRYLGEEGGHAFVEATRDVASVLFTIRPDRWISADYSGDL; this comes from the coding sequence ATGAGAGCGTTCACCGACCAAGAGCGACGGCAGTTCCTCGAAGCCAAGCGCGTCGGCGTGCTGTCGGTGGCCACCAACGATGGCCGACCGCCGGCGAGCGTGCCGATCTGGTACGACTACACCCCCGACGGGCACATTCGCATCAACACGGGGGCGGCGTCGCGGAAGGCGCGACTGATCGAGCAGGCCGGCGCCGTGACGCTGGTGGTTCAGCGTGAAGAACCGCCGTATCAGTATGTGATCGTGGAGGGCACCGTCGTCGACGTCGCGACCCCCTCGCCCCGCGAGGCGCGTGAGGCCATCGCCATCCGTTATCTCGGCGAGGAGGGCGGTCACGCCTTCGTAGAAGCCACGCGCGATGTCGCCAGCGTGCTCTTCACCATCCGACCCGACCGCTGGATCAGCGCGGACTACTCCGGCGATCTGTAG
- a CDS encoding type II toxin-antitoxin system VapC family toxin, translating into MTIFVIDAPAAIDLAASDASVPPEHGLAAPTLLRSQALTLVYGSVRRGDIDERTGRKVLDGIRGLRIRLLGDRVLQDRAWRIAAELDWPDTYRAEYIALTQLQADALATADSELATAARAFVETVSPADILRV; encoded by the coding sequence ATGACCATCTTCGTCATCGACGCACCGGCGGCCATCGACCTCGCCGCGAGCGACGCGTCCGTCCCACCGGAGCACGGCCTCGCGGCTCCGACGCTGCTGCGCTCGCAAGCGCTCACCCTCGTCTACGGCTCGGTACGCCGTGGCGACATCGACGAACGCACCGGTCGCAAGGTTCTCGACGGCATCCGCGGGCTGCGGATCCGACTCCTCGGGGACCGAGTACTGCAGGACCGCGCCTGGCGGATCGCCGCTGAACTCGACTGGCCGGACACCTACCGGGCCGAGTACATCGCGCTGACCCAGCTGCAGGCCGACGCGCTGGCCACCGCGGACTCGGAACTCGCCACGGCTGCCCGCGCGTTCGTCGAAACCGTCTCCCCAGCCGACATTCTGCGGGTGTAG
- a CDS encoding aldolase, whose protein sequence is MTNTMGAPKSDLVQRALDDMDRHLDVREMALREKLALTCRALFDAGHDSGLAGQITARAETAGTYYTQRLGLGFDEITAGNLLLVDEDLMVLEGEGMPNPANRFHSWIYRARPDVNCIVHTHPFHVAALSMLEVPLIVSQMDIAPLYDDCAFLPDWPGVPVGNEEGEIISAALGDKKAILLAHHGQVVAGASVEEACSLAMLIERGAKLQLAAMAAGEIAPLPDRLAREAHDWTLTPRRSAANFAYYARRALTRHSDALSS, encoded by the coding sequence ATGACCAACACCATGGGCGCCCCGAAGAGCGACCTCGTGCAGCGCGCACTCGACGACATGGACCGCCACCTCGACGTTCGCGAGATGGCGCTACGCGAGAAGCTGGCGTTGACCTGCCGCGCGTTGTTCGATGCCGGCCACGACTCGGGCCTCGCGGGTCAGATCACCGCACGGGCCGAAACCGCGGGAACCTATTACACGCAACGGCTGGGCCTCGGCTTCGACGAGATCACCGCAGGCAATCTGCTGCTGGTCGACGAAGATCTCATGGTACTCGAGGGTGAGGGGATGCCCAACCCAGCCAACAGGTTTCACTCCTGGATCTACCGGGCGCGCCCCGACGTGAACTGCATCGTGCACACCCATCCGTTCCACGTCGCAGCACTGTCGATGCTCGAGGTCCCGCTGATCGTGTCCCAGATGGACATCGCCCCGCTCTACGACGACTGCGCCTTCCTCCCGGACTGGCCGGGGGTACCCGTGGGCAACGAGGAGGGCGAGATCATCTCAGCCGCCCTCGGCGACAAGAAGGCGATCCTGCTGGCCCACCACGGCCAGGTCGTCGCCGGAGCCAGCGTGGAAGAAGCCTGCTCCCTGGCGATGCTCATCGAGCGCGGCGCCAAGCTGCAGCTCGCCGCCATGGCGGCGGGCGAAATCGCACCACTGCCCGACCGGCTGGCGCGCGAAGCACACGACTGGACGCTGACCCCAAGGCGCAGCGCGGCGAACTTCGCCTACTACGCCCGCCGTGCCCTCACCCGCCATTCCGACGCCCTCAGCTCGTGA